A section of the Malania oleifera isolate guangnan ecotype guangnan chromosome 2, ASM2987363v1, whole genome shotgun sequence genome encodes:
- the LOC131149426 gene encoding putative phytosulfokines 6, translating to MKQYQFRPLILFLFLIISAGKTSARFPPTKQTGSEGVKLNETTGGNSDHVEIEDNDSSGLQQLMGGEEDCGSGDEECLKRRVVAEAHLDYIYTQGRRKPTRTPTTTTSP from the exons ATGAAGCAATATCAATTTCGTCCTCTTATTCTCTTtctattcctaattatttcagcTGGAAAAACATCAGCCCGTTTCCCACCAACCAAACAAACAG GGTCAGAGGGGGTGAAGCTCAACGAAACAACCGGTGGAAATTCTGATCATGTAGAGATTGAAGACAACGATTCTTCAGGG TTGCAGCAGCTGATGGGAGGGGAGGAAGATTGTGGGAGTGGAGATGAGGAATGCTTGAAGAGAAGGGTTGTGGCAGAGGCTCACTTGGACTACATCTACACCCAGGGACGTCGTAAACCCACAAGGACTCCTACTACTACTACTTCCCCTTAG